From a single Micromonospora carbonacea genomic region:
- a CDS encoding MerR family transcriptional regulator, producing MLIGELAERAGTSTRTLRYYEAQGLVRPRRSANGYRVYDEAELRVVHEIRALLAVGFGLDDIRPFVACLRAGHASGDVCPDSVAVLRRKLAEVDAYLDRLGAVRRQLHDQLAQAIAYREETCLRKRERPR from the coding sequence ATGCTGATCGGTGAGCTGGCGGAACGCGCCGGCACGAGCACCCGGACCCTGCGGTACTACGAGGCGCAGGGGCTGGTCCGGCCCCGACGCTCCGCCAACGGCTACCGCGTCTACGACGAGGCGGAGCTGCGGGTCGTACACGAGATCCGGGCCCTGCTCGCGGTGGGCTTCGGCCTGGACGACATCCGGCCGTTCGTGGCCTGCCTCCGGGCCGGGCACGCCTCCGGGGACGTCTGCCCCGACTCGGTGGCCGTGCTGCGCCGCAAGCTGGCCGAGGTGGACGCCTACCTCGACCGGCTCGGCGCGGTACGGCGACAACTGCACGACCAACTCGCCCAGGCCATCGCGTACCGGGAGGAAACATGCCTCAGGAAGCGGGAACGTCCCCGCTGA
- a CDS encoding thioredoxin family protein → MPQEAGTSPLTAVTDASFAATVLAADRPVVVDFWAEWCPPCVVVSRSLAELAVEFGDRLRIVTLNTDENPATTRAYRVMSMPTLLVFRGGEVVGSTVGARPKSNLRLSFARHLEPWRP, encoded by the coding sequence ATGCCTCAGGAAGCGGGAACGTCCCCGCTGACCGCCGTCACCGACGCCTCGTTCGCCGCCACGGTGCTCGCCGCCGACCGGCCGGTGGTCGTCGACTTCTGGGCCGAATGGTGCCCGCCGTGCGTGGTGGTCTCCCGGAGCCTCGCCGAGCTGGCCGTGGAGTTCGGCGACCGGCTGCGCATCGTCACGCTGAACACCGACGAGAACCCGGCGACGACCCGGGCGTACCGGGTGATGTCGATGCCGACCCTGCTGGTGTTCCGCGGTGGGGAGGTGGTCGGCTCGACCGTCGGGGCGCGCCCCAAGAGCAACCTGCGGCTGAGCTTCGCCCGGCACCTGGAGCCCTGGCGGCCCTGA
- a CDS encoding glycoside hydrolase family 65 protein, giving the protein MIRERAYPVEPWHIRETRLDMDVLAQSESVFALSNGHIGLRGNLDEGEPHGLPGTYLNSFYELRPLPYAEAGFGFPESGQTIVNVTNGKLIRLLVDDEPLDVRYGELLAHERVLDLRAGTLHRELHWRTPAGREVKVRSTRLVSFTQRSVAAINYEVEAVDGPLRLILQSELVANESLPAQSRDPRVAAVLESPLQAEEELTTNDGGLLIHRTKVSGLRVAAAMDHDVHAPEHTTVTTEGYEDWVRTTVGCVLKPGEKLRVVKYLAYGWSSRRSLPALRDQVGAALTAARLDSWDGLRREQREYLDEFWDAADVRVEGDPEVQQAVRFGLFHVLQAGARAERRPISAKGLTGPGYDGHAFWDTEMFVLPVLTYTQPGAVRDALYWRHSTLAQAQERARTLNLAGAAFPWRTIEGPESSAYWPAGTAAFHIAADVADALRRYVLVTGDEALEREIGLELLIETARLWRSLGHHDRHGRFHIDGVTGPDEYTAVKNDNVYTNLMAQRNLLTAAECAMRFRDQAIDLGVTEEEAAAWRDAANAMCVPYDEGVDVHEQVEGFTRLQEWDFEHTPTEKYPLLLHYPYFDLYRKQVIKQADLVLAMHWRGDAFTEEQKRRNFLYCERRTVRDSSLSACTQAVIAAEVGYLELAHRYLREAALMDLHDLNENTRDGVHMASLAGAWIALVAGFGGLRDHDGMLAFAPRLSSRLDRLEFSLQWRGLRLRVDVRAHQTTYALRHGRSGDVVELRHHGEKVRVTYAEPVTVPVPPFTPPDTEPEQPPGRAPLLRLPEQPG; this is encoded by the coding sequence ATGATCCGGGAACGCGCCTATCCGGTGGAGCCCTGGCACATCCGGGAGACCCGGCTCGACATGGACGTCCTGGCCCAGTCCGAGTCGGTCTTCGCGCTCTCCAACGGGCACATCGGCCTGCGCGGCAACCTCGACGAGGGCGAGCCGCACGGCCTGCCCGGGACGTACCTGAACAGCTTCTACGAGCTGCGCCCCCTGCCGTACGCGGAGGCCGGGTTCGGCTTCCCCGAGTCCGGCCAGACCATCGTCAACGTCACCAACGGCAAGCTGATCCGGCTGCTCGTCGACGACGAGCCCCTCGACGTCCGGTACGGCGAGCTCCTCGCCCACGAGCGGGTCCTCGATTTGCGCGCCGGCACCCTGCACCGGGAGCTGCACTGGCGTACCCCGGCCGGGCGCGAGGTCAAGGTGCGCAGCACCCGGCTGGTGTCGTTCACCCAGCGCTCCGTCGCCGCCATCAACTACGAGGTGGAGGCGGTCGACGGGCCGCTGCGGCTGATCCTCCAGTCGGAGCTGGTGGCCAACGAGTCCCTGCCGGCGCAGAGCCGCGACCCCCGGGTGGCGGCGGTGCTGGAGTCGCCGTTGCAGGCCGAGGAGGAGCTGACCACCAACGACGGCGGGCTGCTCATCCACCGCACCAAGGTCAGCGGGCTGCGGGTGGCCGCCGCCATGGACCACGACGTGCACGCGCCGGAGCACACCACCGTCACCACCGAGGGGTACGAGGACTGGGTGCGCACCACCGTCGGCTGCGTGCTCAAGCCCGGCGAGAAGCTACGGGTGGTCAAGTACCTGGCGTACGGCTGGTCGAGCCGCCGGTCGCTGCCGGCGCTGCGCGACCAGGTCGGGGCGGCCCTCACCGCGGCCCGCCTCGACAGCTGGGACGGGCTGCGCCGGGAGCAGCGGGAATACCTCGACGAGTTCTGGGACGCCGCCGACGTCCGGGTCGAGGGCGACCCGGAGGTGCAGCAGGCGGTGCGGTTCGGGCTGTTCCACGTGCTCCAGGCCGGGGCGCGGGCCGAACGCCGACCGATCTCCGCGAAGGGCCTCACCGGCCCGGGGTACGACGGGCACGCGTTCTGGGACACCGAGATGTTCGTGCTGCCCGTGCTCACCTACACCCAGCCGGGGGCGGTGCGCGACGCCCTGTACTGGCGGCACTCCACCCTCGCCCAGGCGCAGGAGCGGGCCCGCACGCTGAACCTGGCCGGCGCGGCGTTCCCGTGGCGCACGATCGAGGGGCCGGAGTCGTCGGCGTACTGGCCGGCGGGGACGGCGGCGTTCCACATCGCCGCCGACGTGGCCGACGCGCTGCGCCGGTATGTGCTGGTCACCGGCGACGAGGCGCTGGAGCGGGAGATCGGCCTGGAGCTGCTGATCGAGACGGCCCGGCTGTGGCGCTCCCTCGGCCACCACGACCGGCACGGCCGGTTCCACATCGACGGCGTGACCGGCCCCGACGAGTACACGGCCGTGAAGAACGACAACGTCTACACCAACCTGATGGCGCAGCGGAACCTGCTCACCGCCGCCGAGTGCGCGATGCGCTTCCGGGACCAGGCGATCGACCTGGGGGTCACCGAGGAGGAGGCGGCGGCCTGGCGGGACGCGGCGAACGCGATGTGCGTCCCGTACGACGAGGGCGTCGACGTGCACGAGCAGGTGGAGGGGTTCACCCGGCTCCAGGAGTGGGACTTCGAGCACACGCCGACCGAGAAGTACCCGCTACTGCTGCACTACCCGTACTTCGACCTGTATCGCAAGCAGGTCATCAAGCAGGCCGACCTGGTGCTCGCCATGCACTGGCGGGGCGACGCGTTCACCGAGGAGCAGAAGCGGCGCAACTTCCTCTACTGCGAGCGGCGCACCGTGCGGGACTCGTCGCTGTCGGCCTGCACGCAGGCGGTGATCGCCGCCGAGGTCGGCTATCTGGAGCTGGCCCACCGGTACCTGCGCGAGGCCGCGCTGATGGACCTGCACGACCTCAACGAGAACACCCGCGACGGGGTGCACATGGCGTCCCTCGCCGGGGCGTGGATCGCCCTGGTCGCCGGGTTCGGCGGGCTGCGCGACCACGACGGGATGCTCGCGTTCGCGCCCCGGTTGTCGAGCCGGCTCGACCGGCTGGAGTTCTCGTTGCAGTGGCGGGGACTGCGGCTGCGGGTCGACGTCCGGGCGCACCAGACGACGTACGCGCTGCGCCACGGCCGCTCCGGCGACGTGGTGGAGCTGCGGCACCACGGCGAGAAGGTGCGGGTGACCTACGCGGAGCCGGTCACCGTGCCGGTGCCGCCGTTCACGCCGCCGGACACCGAACCGGAGCAGCCGCCCGGCCGGGCGCCGCTGCTCCGCCTCCCGGAGCAGCCCGGCTGA